One window from the genome of Ictidomys tridecemlineatus isolate mIctTri1 chromosome 12, mIctTri1.hap1, whole genome shotgun sequence encodes:
- the Anxa4 gene encoding annexin A4, with translation MATKGGTIKAASGFNAVEDAQTLRKAMKGLGTDEDAIIGVLAYRNTAQRQEIRTAYKSNIGRDLMDDLKSELSGKFEQVIIGMMTPTVLYDVQELRKAMKGAGTDEGCLIEILASRTPEEIRRINQVYQQQYGRSLEDDICSDTSFMFQRVLVSLSAGGRDEGNFLDDALMKQDAQDLYEAGEQRWGTDEVKFLSVLCSRNRNHLLHVFDEYKRISQKDIEQSIKSETSGHFEDALLAIVKCMRNKSAYFAERLYKSMKGLGTDDDTLIRVMVSRAEIDMLDIRANFKRLYGKSLYSFIKGDTSGDYRKVLLILCGGDD, from the exons ATG GCAACCAAAGGAGGTACCATCAAAGCTGCATCAGGATTCAATGCTGTTGAGGATGCCCAGACCCTGCGGAAGGCCATGAAAGGGCTGG GCACGGATGAAGATGCCATTATTGGAGTCCTCGCCTACCGCAACACGGCCCAGCGCCAGGAAATCAGAACAGCCTACAAGAGCAACATTGGCAGG GACCTGATGGATGACTTGAAGTCAGAACTAAGCGGCAAGTTCGAGCAGGTCATCATAGGCATGATGACACCCACCGTGCTGTACGATGTGCAGGAGCTGCGAAAGGCCATGAAG GGAGCCGGCACAGATGAAGGATGCCTGATTGAGATCCTGGCCTCCCGGACCCCAGAGGAGATCCGTCGCATCAACCAGGTTTATCAGCAGC AATATGGACGGAGCCTTGAAGATGACATTTGCTCGGACACATCCTTCATGTTCCAGCGAGTGCTGGTGTCTCTGTCAGCT GGTGGCAGGGATGAGGGGAATTTCCTGGATGATGCTCTCATGAAACAGGATGCCCAG GACCTGTATGAGGCTGGAGAGCAGAGATGGGGGACAGATGAGGTGAAATTTCTATCTGTTCTCTGTTCCCGGAATCGAAATCATCTGTTGCATG TGTTTGATGAATACAAAAGGATATCACAGAAGGATATTGAACAGAGTATTAAATCTGAGACATCTGGTCATTTTGAAGATGCTCTGCTGGCTATAG TAAAGTGCATGAGGAATAAATCTGCATATTTTGCTGAAAGGCTTTATAAATCTATGAAG GGCTTGGGCACTGATGATGACACCCTTATTAGAGTGATGGTTTCTCGAGCAGAGATTGACATGCTGGACATCCGGGCAAATTTCAAGAGGCTCTATGGAAAGTCTCTGTACTCTTTTATCAAG GGTGACACATCTGGAGACTACAGGAAAGTACTGCTCATTCTCTGTGGAGGAGATGATTAA